From the Spiroplasma alleghenense genome, one window contains:
- the trmFO gene encoding methylenetetrahydrofolate--tRNA-(uracil(54)-C(5))-methyltransferase (FADH(2)-oxidizing) TrmFO, translating into MGLIKIVGAGLAGCEAAFQLASLGHLVEIYEVKTLKPNPIQKTNNFAELVCSNTFRSKSTKNAVGILKEELKLMNSLILKVAFETEIPSDDALAVDRDDFSKKITNIITNHPNIKIINQEFVEIKEDEITIIASGPLTTPNLQEQIAKITGKNKLFFLDASAPIITKDSINFEKVYWASRHGENNGEYICVPLEEDQFEKWYQELITASTTDIHDFEKEIFFQGCQPIEVLGKKGRKNLLNGPMSPNKLINPRTNNTPFSVLQLRQDNAIDSLYNIVGFQTNLKWPEQKRIIQMLPGLENAEIVRYGVMHKNNYINSPKILNSGLQVMRNKNIFFAGQITGVEGYLESAASGVVVAMAVNKFINKSKFKPLPKETVLGSLIDYITNSQHKKLKPMKANLGILPALDKVFENRSEKNLAFFHRAIEQLKLYLANN; encoded by the coding sequence ATGGGATTAATTAAAATAGTGGGAGCTGGTCTTGCGGGTTGTGAGGCCGCTTTTCAATTAGCCAGCCTGGGCCATTTGGTTGAAATCTATGAGGTCAAGACTTTAAAACCCAATCCAATTCAAAAAACTAATAATTTTGCTGAATTAGTTTGTAGCAATACATTTAGAAGTAAATCAACAAAAAATGCTGTAGGAATATTAAAAGAAGAATTAAAATTAATGAACTCACTAATTCTTAAAGTTGCTTTTGAAACTGAAATTCCCAGTGATGATGCCCTGGCAGTTGATCGTGATGATTTTTCAAAAAAAATTACAAATATAATTACAAATCACCCAAACATTAAAATCATCAACCAAGAGTTTGTTGAAATTAAAGAAGACGAAATCACAATAATTGCCTCAGGACCGTTGACAACTCCGAATTTGCAAGAACAAATTGCTAAGATTACTGGCAAAAATAAATTATTTTTCCTAGATGCTTCAGCGCCAATAATAACAAAAGATTCCATTAACTTTGAAAAGGTTTATTGGGCTTCAAGACATGGAGAAAATAATGGTGAGTATATTTGTGTCCCCTTGGAAGAAGATCAATTTGAAAAATGATATCAAGAATTAATCACTGCCTCGACAACTGATATTCATGATTTTGAAAAAGAAATTTTCTTTCAAGGTTGCCAACCGATTGAAGTTTTAGGAAAAAAAGGTCGAAAGAATTTATTGAATGGACCGATGAGTCCTAACAAACTAATAAATCCTCGCACAAATAATACCCCCTTTAGTGTCTTGCAATTACGTCAAGATAATGCAATTGACTCGCTTTATAATATTGTCGGCTTTCAAACCAATTTAAAATGACCCGAACAAAAACGAATTATCCAAATGCTTCCGGGATTGGAAAATGCTGAAATAGTTAGATATGGTGTAATGCACAAAAATAATTACATAAATTCACCTAAAATATTAAATTCAGGACTCCAGGTAATGCGTAATAAAAATATCTTTTTTGCCGGTCAGATTACAGGGGTTGAGGGCTATTTAGAGTCAGCGGCTTCTGGAGTAGTTGTGGCAATGGCGGTAAACAAGTTTATTAATAAGTCAAAATTTAAACCATTACCTAAAGAAACTGTTCTTGGTTCTCTCATTGACTATATTACAAATTCTCAACACAAAAAACTTAAGCCTATGAAAGCGAACTTGGGAATTTTGCCAGCTTTGGATAAAGTATTTGAGAATAGAAGTGAAAAAAATTTAGCTTTTTTTCATCGGGCTATTGAACAGCTAAAATTATATTTAGCAAACAATTAA
- a CDS encoding copper homeostasis protein CutC, with product MVLEVIAKNLEDIKRINNSQANRIELCKDLEVGGLTPDRELITAATETSKLPINVIIRPTARDFVYTEKEFDQIIEDIRFVNKTKAKGIVVGVLDKNGEVDYQRMIKIMNTVKNKTVTFHKAFDFVPSFIEAAIFLDSIHVTNILTSGGNNPIDENIDILQEVNFNTTLKVLAGGGVTINNVEAILNATDQIHIGTAARISNTWDSDIDINKINAFKQKKPA from the coding sequence ATGGTTTTAGAAGTAATTGCCAAAAATTTAGAAGATATTAAGCGTATTAATAATTCGCAAGCAAACAGAATTGAACTTTGCAAAGATTTGGAAGTTGGTGGGTTAACTCCGGATCGAGAATTAATCACAGCAGCAACTGAGACGTCTAAGTTGCCAATTAATGTTATTATTCGTCCAACAGCGAGAGACTTTGTTTATACAGAAAAAGAATTTGATCAAATAATTGAAGATATCAGATTTGTTAATAAGACAAAAGCAAAAGGAATAGTTGTTGGGGTACTAGATAAAAATGGTGAAGTGGATTATCAGCGAATGATAAAAATAATGAATACTGTTAAAAATAAAACAGTAACATTTCATAAAGCATTTGACTTTGTTCCGAGTTTTATTGAAGCGGCTATATTTTTAGATTCAATTCATGTAACTAACATTTTGACGTCTGGGGGTAATAACCCCATAGATGAAAATATTGATATCCTTCAAGAAGTAAATTTCAATACAACTTTAAAGGTCTTAGCTGGTGGAGGAGTAACAATCAACAATGTTGAAGCTATCTTGAATGCAACTGATCAAATTCATATTGGTACGGCGGCTAGAATTTCAAACACATGAGATAGTGACATTGATATCAATAAGATTAATGCATTTAAGCAAAAGAAACCTGCTTAA